A window from Dromaius novaehollandiae isolate bDroNov1 chromosome 1, bDroNov1.hap1, whole genome shotgun sequence encodes these proteins:
- the PHLDA1 gene encoding pleckstrin homology-like domain family A member 1 — protein sequence MLESGCKAVKEGVLEKRSDGLLQLWKKKRCILTEEGLLLIPPKQQPPPPQQQPQQQQQQPPTTTEPAAKMKELHFSNMKTVDCVERKGKYVYFTVVMAEGKEIDFRCAQEQGWNAAITLQMVQYKNRQAVLAVRSTRHKQQQLLAPPPAPRRRSASSSA from the coding sequence ATGCTGGAGAGCGGCTGCAAGGCGGTGAAGGAGGGCGTGCTGGAGAAGCGGAGCGacgggctgctgcagctctggaagaagaagcGCTGCATCCTCACCGAGGAGGGGCTGCTCCTCATCCCGCCcaagcagcagccgccgccgccgcagcagcagccgcagcagcagcagcagcagccgccgacGACGACCGAGCCGGCGGCCAAGATGAAGGAGCTGCACTTCTCCAACATGAAGACGGTGGACTGCGTGGAGCGCAAGGGCAAGTACGTGTACTTCACGGTGGTGATGGCCGAGGGCAAGGAGATCGACTTTCGGTGcgcgcaggagcagggctggaacGCGGCGATCACGCTGCAGATGGTGCAGTACAAGAACCGCCAGGCCGTGCTCGCCGTCCGCTCCACCCgccacaagcagcagcagctcctggcgccgccgccggccccgcgccgccgcagcGCCTCCAGCTCCGCCTag